A window of Phragmites australis chromosome 2, lpPhrAust1.1, whole genome shotgun sequence genomic DNA:
ACTTGATCTCCATCTAGATTGACAAAATCATGAGTAGCAATGCAGGTACCCAGGTTCCTcccctgaataacctctagaaataaaggtaggttgtggtatgagtccttatatgtgccaaacctcttctctaacacaTTCTGTTTCGCTCTCTATGTCATGTCATACAAAATATCGTACCAAAATCTATTGTCGATAGCATGCATAATTCCAAACAGGGACATACTAGTCTTCCTCACAATCTCTAGGTACATCTCCTTCGCAAAAAAATCAACGATCATATTCTTGTGTGCGCTCAAATGTCggctcaagttgcaagtatgcgGCTCAACAATGGACGCTATCCATATAGTGTCACACATTGGCAAGAATTCATGGACTCGTCATgtgcaaccttcagctaaaAATTTCACGTCGTATGTCCGAGGATTGAAAATTACCACCTTGAACTCCCTCTTTTTCCATGACGACTCGTGAGCATCGTTCACCGTCAACTTCTTCAATGCAAAACTCGACCATTTTTTTGGAAGTCCTTTACATGAGTCCACAAATGTGCGAAACTTGTCGTCTTCCTCCATCTGGTCTGCCTCGTCTAGCTCCCCCTGATTAGCAAGCATCGCTGCCTAATCATCTTCCCTGTTGTTACATTCTTCTCTTGCCGTTTGCACCTGTTGGGATCAaagtcccagacaagatggACCTTCGGGGGTGGAAGTGGCGAAGGTCCCTTAtagtgacgtgtactggaagtagAACAATTTTCGATTACCTttcacggttacactgtggctctatttatagctcgtacccggcgatcacggacccggtttacatatattaccccctaacctgctacattcctggaatatccgggggtaatatggtacaaatgagcatgatcccataattacagcAGTGCCCAGGGCAACTGGGCCCACTGTCAAGCTGACCGTCCAACCGAAGGATATCGAAGCCCTCTTGGTTCGACCACCTGACGAGCTGCCTTCACCGCCTCCTGGCGAAGACCTGGTCGTGTCTTCGCATGGTTCGAAGGATGCGGGACGCGAATTAGGGCTTCACCCGACAATCGAGATCGGTCAGCCTTCGCGTGCGCCAATCCAACGAGAACAAGATGCTTGGACGCTTCGCACGCGCCAGTCCGGTGAGAAGAAAATGCAACCAGCACGACAGCTATCACGTAGCACCTCCAACTAACCTCGCAGTTGTCTTCGAGTGCGGGGATGGCAGGAGATGATCCCTGACAGTACCTCAACCGGTGCACTAGTCCATAGGGGAACCTCCGGAACCACACTCTTCTGCACCTCCTCATCAACAATATTTTCACCAACAGCTTCTATGGTGCTAAGGCTGGCTTCCGTGGAACCAAGAACGCTCGTTTCTACAAGGATGCAGTCTGAAAAAACCATGTCTCAACCCTAGTGACACAAATTGTTGCTATTGCTTCGAACATGTAAGCTCCAGGAGCTCCCACTACCACCCGATTTCGCAACATCTAAGAATCAGAATCTTCACCGTCAGCAGCTGATGTGCCGGATTAAGTTGCAGCAGATTATACAGCCAACCTAAcacttagggtgtgtttggttgtccgcaTGAGGTTTTGTAGAGCTGCATCGTATATCCTGGATGAGTGGAAGCAGGCTGAGGGGATCCGTATTCTGGAAAAGAagtatgtttggttggttggataaGCGGATGCAGGTAgattttgagtttgtgtttggtaggTTGAATCTCAGACTGCATGTGGGGATTCGATGTCACTGACGAGTGGGCCCCGCGTCGTCCAGGCTGCATCCTGCCGGCCAGGACGGCACCTACGGCCGATTCGGCCTGCTCCCGGCATGCAGCACGCGCGCGTATTCGCTGCACCCGCGGCTGCAGCGCGCTCCGTCGCTGCACCCATCCAAACGCGCTGCTCCCTCATCGTATACTGCTGTGGCTGCACGCGCGGCTGCATGCACGCACGGCTGCGCCCATCCGAACACGCTCTTAGTGCCCGCCGTATTTCTCCAGGACTATTCAATTATGTGTCCACATACTAGAAGTTACTCAAATCCACCCCATTATCATAATGCATGATATATCCAAAATCGTAAAAAAACCTTCAACCCCACTACAATTGACATCCCTGATTGAACATACAATACCAATATTCCATCAGCTAAATTTACTCTAATTACCTTACAAATTATACTAAAATCACTATAAAacggtaaaaaatattatgtctaGCCACCTAAATATTCCAACCGACAAATCCAATTTTAAATATACCGCATGTTCCTATATAGTCTCTAAATTTTATACCTGTAATTTTCACCAACATCTAATACCTACTGTAAACATTCTCCTCTAATTTTCTAAATTCCCCTAATATTGTAATCCTAGATTTCTACGAAATTGAAATGAAGTACTATTACATAATAcatttgaaataatatatttcctttataTTCTAATATATCATATCAAAATTATTCCTCTACTGTAACTCTATGTCTCCTATATTTATATCTAAATTTCTGTAATCCTAATTTTTGTATAACATTTCCTAATCTAACCAAAactataaattaataatatcGATGAACATTGACGTTGCATTCTAGAATCAATGCtacataaaattaccaaatctATAAATTATAAGATGCGCCTAATCACTAAGATGCCTCAAAAATGTTTTATCAAACACTACTAAATTTCTACCAACTCtttaaataaataaacctaATTTTTGTTTTATCGAATCTTGCCTATCTTAAATGTATTGAATATTGCTACTCTAAATATGCCTCAAATCTAATCAAAATTCATATTCGACATATATCAAAATTTCCTAAATAATAGGCTTACACTATTTCCTATTCTACATGTATTGCAAAATTCTAAACATtatactaaaaaaatactaCATATTGTGCCTACAAATTCTAGCCTGAATATTCTTAACATTTGACTCTAAACTTTCTAAACATTATATCTATATTACGGAAATcctactctaaattttctatctatACCACTAAAATCCTACACTAAAATTTCTAAACACTCTAAATATCCAAGTCTAAATATACCATGCACATCCTACACTAAAATTTCTAAACACTCTAAATATACCGCGCAAATCGTGCTCTAAATTTTATATCCGCCATTCTATACAACTATGTCTCTAACTTAATTTTATTCTACTGAATTTGTCTCTACACTATCTACTACTATTCCTATTCTACCTACTACTATTGCTATTCTAATCTAagttaaaaaagaagaaaaaagtacCGGCGAATGTAGCAGTATGGTGCCGCAGGTTCCTTCCTCCGTGTGTCGTAGATCCCTCTCCTCCTCGTGCTGCCGCTCTCTCTCCTCCATGCGCGTCGCTGCTCTCGATCACAAACGCGAGTGTTcgaagaagaagacgaaccgATCGGCGGCTGTATATAAATTATAGGCATGTCGGTACTCCGAGTATCGACAGGTACCACATCATAGGCTGTCATCATTCACCGAAAGCCTCTATGGCACCCCCATTTCACCGAGCCCACGACATATCGATACTCTGCATATCGATAGGTCTACGGGCCCACTACCACATAGGAAGTCGGTACACGAAGTACCGACAGGTCCCTAATTGACACTCTACATACCGAAAGGTACTATTCTTACCATTTtatgaatttagctattatattttataattttctaataaaataatattattaacaAATCAGGAGCCAAGCCAAGTAATCGAGTCGACCTGCACTCGCCAACATTTCTTCCTGATCTCCTCACCAGATTTACTTACTACCAATTGTCGGTCTTTAGGCCCATCCCCCTCATTAATGCCTTGCCTTTTAAGCACTCTTTCCTTCCTCGCTCTTCCAAACTTTACACTTCTATACCTCTCCCTGTCCCTTCCCTGTCCTGTCATTCTTGTTCGTGTCCATCTCCATCTCCCCAGCACAGGAGAGCATGCCTGAATGTCCACGGAGAGGTAAGCGACCACAACAATAGCTTGcagttttcttcctcttttgtCTCCTTGTGAGTTGTGTCTCTTCCTTCGCTGACAGAGTTCTCCAAAAGAAACTTTCTCCAAAGGGATCTGATTGCGTTTCTTTGTTCTACTCCTTTTGCTTGAAAGGTTAATCAAGAGATAAACAATGGACTAGTATATTTTTCTAGTTCTAGTGGTTTAAATTCTACCATTGTGCTTTGCATCAAACTGGACTCTCAAGATTTCCCCTCTTCAATCCCATGCAACAAACCCTAAGTGGCAACTCTGCCTGTTGGACTTCCACCAGGGAGAGACTCGATGAGATCGGCAAGAAGATCAAGCGAGAGCCGGGCACAGCcgtcatcgccgccgccgcctctgcctcCACCGCACCGGCCGACAACCGCGTCCCCCGCCGGCTCGGCCTCGGCGAAGCCCTGAACACCGTGACCCCGTGCGCCGCGTGCAAGCTCCTGCGCCGCCGCTGCGCGCAGGAGTGCCCCTTCGCCCCCTACTTCTCGCCGCACGAGCCCCACAAGTTCGCTGCCGTCCACAAGGTCTTCGGCGCCAGCAACGTCTCCAAGATGCTCTTGGTACGCCGAAACATCacaaatacacacacacacacacatatagagatatatatatatatatatatatatctaataaaaaaatttgcaTCGTGACATGTGTGTTGATGGCTTCCGTGCAACGCGTTGATTGGCAGGAGGTGGCGGAGGCGGAGAGGGCGGACGCGGCGAGCAGCCTGGTGTACGAGGCCAACCTCCGGCTGCGGGACCCGGTGTACGGCTGCATGGGCGCCATCTccctgctgcagcagcaggtgAACGCGCTGGAAGCCGAGCTGGAGGCGGTCAGGGCCGAGATCTTCAAACACAGGTACCGGcaggcctgcgccggcgccggcgcgggtcTCATGGACAACGCCGCGCAAACCGCTGCCGGCTTCGTCGCTTCCGCGCCGCCTGTGCACGCTGGGGACGTGGTGTCGGTGGTGGAGGGTGGCCAAGAGGTCGCAGCCGCGGTCGGTGCTCCGGGGATGTCGGCGTCGTCTGCGGTGTACGTTGCCGAAGCCGAACAACCCTCAAGTACTACTGATCACTATGGCTCCCTTAACACAAGTGAGCATGCTGCATACTTTGGTTGACATGCATGGATTTATTTAACATTTGGTGAGATGAAAATTAAACCGGCCGGGAGAATAAACCGTGTGCAagtttaaaattatatatgttttcTAGAAATAGATATATAGCTGTGGATCCATTGGGTGGCAAAAATTTCATCCAATGGAATGTATGTaccatttatttttcttgtaatTGCCCGTGTGATTGGTTGATTAGTTCAATTAATTAATCCTTCCGTTCATAAATAGtagaaatattttttgaaaaaaatcaaacttcatCTACTttaactaacatttaatcaaattataagaatatctggtatataaaaattatatagctAGATTtacaatttaaaatgatttcacactttataggttttgtagttataaatgatatattttgtaagaaaatatTAGTCAAAATTTAACTTTGAAGATCGAGCCTAAAAGAAATATGTCTATTATTTCTGAACGGGGGTAAGAGAATGCTAAATCTTATACAAAATACACAGGCTAGTTTCTAGATTTGCCGCTCAACAATTTTAAGCAAAATTTGTAGCATCTAACACTACACGTGTGTAGCTCAAACCTGCTGTTTCATTAACTCGAGCTTAGATACTGATAGTTTGTTGCTAATTGAATCGATCAATCCAAAAAAGAGTTCTTCCTTTTTGATCGTGTGAATTTCAATGTTGATATGAATTTCTATCTAGGTCAATAGTTCTTTCAGCGGCCAGTGCTCGGATATACGCTTCTTTTTACAGACTTTGCTGTTCACTGTTTAATTTTTTGAGTGCTTGTTCTTCCATGAATTGATGCATATCAGTTTGATGCTTAGTGCTTAATCGTGTCTTTACCAGAATATCATGTTCATTTTCTACTTGTGGCATTTCGGCGAGTTGATCATTTTGCTCAAGTAGAACTGTATATACGGATAGGACAAATGAAAGTCTACAGAACGTGTGAATGAAGCAACACAAGGACGCTACTATAGCAAATACTTGTCTACACTGATCCACATACAATATATAATTCGGCTCTGCTATGTTTTGGTAGATGTTATATATGATATGATTGACGTCATTTTATTTCTGGACGAGCATATCGTCGAAAGATTTCGTTTTCCTGTAGCTCTGAAATTATCAATGACTTTCCTGCATGTTGTCTGTTTGCTGAAACTTTTCTTTCAGTTATTAAGCAAAGCTAGCTTTAGGATTTTTGCTATCACTTCAGTTCGATCACCTGCTTTATCTCATTTCATTAGAGGGGGCATTCATTATTTGGTAAAATGAAGTCCAGTGGATTTTCAAGATCTTTTTGTCTGCTGATACTACTTGTTATCATCATCTTGCCTTTTGTAGATCTGTGTTGTCAGCCATATTCTTTACTCTCTTTTTTCACATGCTGATTTTGTGTATTGTTTTCTATAATATACCATATCCCTGTGCTGAAGTCTACGTAGTGCAGAAAAGGAACTAGTACTTCATATGTAGATGCACGTGGTTTTGTTGCTCCACACATAGTGATATGAGCCTTATTAGTGCGCAAAGCTAGACTCTATTTCTTACTCAAAATAAGTCTCGttctcaaaaaaattaaagtctccaaatattattttcataattgtATTTTTACATAGTTTTGAAACGTAATAAGATTATACTATACCGGAAGTAATACCTAGCCGTTTCGAAAAAAATGAAAGTACCTTCTACGACAAATTCACTTGTTATCATTTTTATATGGTTGATCCAAACTATAATAAAGATATTAGCGTTCATCAAAGTATTACTTTGTTGTGTAAACTTCATAATAATGCTAGTTTTTCTTCCTGGTGACACTATATATCATGTATGCAGGCAAGCATGCGTCCTCTTAACCCTCTTTACCTAATACTCGTGTGATCTTGTCCCAGTAGAAAGCAACGTTAATTACTGGAGTAGTAGAAGTCTTAGGGTCTCTGCATGGTGCATATACTGAGTCTGATAGAAAGCTGGCTCTTTCATGCATGGATTGGATGTCAAATGTCAATGGCTGCTAGCAGCTAATTGCAATCCCAAAATCTGTAGGATGAGGACGAGGGGCCTTTCCTTGGCGTGTGGACTTTGCAGTTAGCTCGTACTAGTTGAGTTCGAAGTAGGTAAAGTAAGGTACAGACACTCGATCTTGAATAGTTGCATATTAAAAATCGCAGCACCAGCACGGCTTCTGGCTCCAGGATCCGTCCATGTCATgtgtgcgagagagagagagactttgCTCTTTccgagacagagagagagaagcttCAGCCTTAGAGAGAGAGGCTTCTTGTTCGTTAGTTTATTAGAGAGAGATCGGCAGATAGCGAGGTTCGCGTGCATGGCGTCTGGGATGTATAGGCAGCGGGATCTGGTCCACCGTCGTGCTTGCTTAATTCGGACGGCGGGCACCCCCTGCTTGTCTGCACTCAACCCCATTGGCCATTGCCGACGCTTGGAAGTCTTCGCTAACCTCGAAACCGAGCACGGAATGCTACTACCCTCCCACTTGTACATCGTCAGTGTCAGTACAGTGTGACTGATGTGCTTACGCATGGATATGGTCACAATGCGTCCAAGGCCATTCTTTCACGAGAGGCCGTGGGCCGTGCCGGTCGTCCATGGATTCTCCTCGCCGGCATGGACCAAGGGGCAAGGGCAATTAACGATAGTTCGGTGTGCAGCCTGTGAGCTGTACTGGGCATGCATGTTCGAGTCCCTGCTATCGCAGTTCACAGTCGCACGCTCTGACTGGTCGGCGACGGTGCAAGCAGACGGCGGATCGATCAGGAATACTTTAGTTAAATCGTTCGTAGCGATGGTACATAATGTAGCGGTTTCATTGACCGGGAGGTGCCGACTTCACGAATCTTGAGACGCTGCACGTGGTGGTGGCAGCAGCTACACGCGACCTCGATGCCGCTGTTTTACATGTTCGGTGAGAAGTACACATGTCACTACCTTGCTGTTTCTTCATGGCCACTGACAAATGACAGTTTTTGTCAAGTCAGAAACACACCGAATCTTGCAGTTACGTGCTCCTTCGTTCAGAATCGAGTCTATAGGGACAGCGATATGATCTGTTTCCGTGCATTCGTCCAATCGTCAAAGCTCGACTAACATCTAGCCTGGCAACGAGTTGGGTCAGCACCGGTGCAGACAACACATCCAATTCAAAACCTGAGTCAGAAAATCCTATTCGAACGTGATTCGACTAACGAGTGAAAATATACCCTTGATCTTGAACTCGGCAGGGACCTGAAATCCATGCACCCGCGAGCACTGCAGTGGCTTGGAGCTCGAGGTGAGAGGCGGGCGGGCACAAGCGAAGGCAGGGCGGCCGGCGACGGGCGTGGGTAGGCGACGGTGGTCGAGAGGCAAGCAGGCACGAGCAGAGGTGGGGCGACCAGCCACAAGCACGAGCAGCGACAGCGGCCAGGACGTGGGCGAGCGAGGGCGGATTCGGGGCGGCCGACAGCGGCCAGGAGGTGGGTGAGCGACGGCAGCCAGAAGACAGGTAGACAAAAGGCAAGTAACAGTTGGCGCGGGTGGGCTACGTTGGGCAGGATGCGGGCGGGTGGCGGCAATCAGGAATCGGGCACCTGTCGGGTCGCGGGAGGAAATTGACCCCCGACCAGACCCGATTAGTAATCGGGGCCTGACCTGCGATCCTACGGACGAAAATTCAATCCCACTCCTACCCCATCGGGTGTAAAACCCGCAAAAACCTGATCCGACCCAGCCTGCTCCGTTGCCGGCCCTACTAACATCTGCGCCGTCGTCGTGCGGTGCGTCGATCACTATCTCAGGCGAACGCTGGACGGTCTAGTATTGCTCCAGCTGTGGCCGTTGTGGTAGGCTGTAGAGATGGCAAATGGCAAGAGTGCATGCCCAAGGCCTAGTACTAGTAGTGCTACCAAAGATCATGAACTGGGCCTGGAAACTGGATCCAACTAGGCAGCAGGAACCCCAGCAGTCTCGTATATTAGCCCAGTTTACCATTGGACACTACCTATAGTCTTCCAAAAAAAATGGATTTCCTGTATGGATTGACGcgaaaaattagaaaacttaTGAAGAGAGAGGATTTATTATATTGAGtggaaaaataagaaaattataaagagaaaaacaaaaattaagaaaattatAAAGAGTGGATTTGAACCCACGCCCTTTCGGACCAGAACCTTATTCTGGCACCTTAGACCAACTCTGCCATCTCAACATTTGTTGTTTAATCTCAAATAAGCCAATTAAATTCTCTTAATATGAAACTTAAACAGGTAAAGGTAAATAATCTATCGTTAATCATCACATGTGAAACATGCTGCGCGTATATATGATAACCGACTAGTAGTTCATGCTTCTATTCAGGTTGGGCCAAGTAACACACACCGCACAATACAACTGATGGGTATTCATCTATGCCCATACCCTAAGGCTCTGACTAGTGCTAACTATGATTTCACTTCACTGATGTGTTCCGACCAATAGATTCTCATCGAAAAAATCAGCTTGCGTTCGTTTTATCTTGCAAATACTAgtggaaaagaagaaaatgtgTTTCTTCAAGAAATATCCTAGGTCCATATTGTGCTGATCGGCTCTCATCGAACTTACAGGTCTTATTGGGCCGGCCTTTTCAGCCCAAACAATTATGGGCTTTATTAGCAAGCTTCTGTTGTCTACTCCACAATTGGCCGACGTCCtctcaagaaaagaaaaaaaaatgatccaaGGCCCTCTAAACTGAAAAATGGTCCAGTGCAGTCATGTTcttcaaaggaaagaaaaatctcTTGTCACATCATCCTATGGATCAGCCCATAATTACACGGTGTAACTAATATTACTAGGGAACTGAACGATCTTTTCAGAAAATGGAGCAGTGCTCTGAGCCACTGACCGCAGGGCTATCGGTGTCTTGGTGACATGTGTTTGATTCTTGAATCGAAACTGGAGTTTCGGTGATATGCTGGAGGCAGCGGATAAGGTTAATGTAGTGCTTTCTCTTTTGCTGACACAACTGAATCCCTTTTCTTCAAATATCTGGACCATCTAATCACTATCAGTAAAAACGATTGTTTAGATAAAGAAATAACATTATCCCAGCCTCAATTTTAAACAACTTAACATGTATGACATGAATAATAAAAGTTTAAACACTAAGTTTGTTACTAAACTGACACCTATGTTTGGCAAAAATTTCCAATATTGTGGTCTCCAACAAGCAGCATGCTACCTTTATGCGGCCGCGTTCCTCTTCCTTTTGCAACAGGAACAAAAAGCGAATCTAATATATACCTTTGAATATTACCTATATAGAAGAGTGAACTGATTTTTTTGTTTGTCAAAAACTGCATCTTTTCGATTTAGCCAAATTACCTAATAAAGAGTACTTGTCCCAATCAATATCTGATACTTAAGTTTATGATCAACCCCATTAAGCTAGTCTCCAAACATGTTAAAAACACTTAAAGGAGGGGAAAGGCCAAAAGTAATTTGTACCATCCTCCATATAAATCTAGCAAATTGGCAATCAAAGAAAAGATGATGAATGGTCTCATCAAGAGTACAGAAGCAACACTTAGTATTATCCTTACATTGTCTTTTCACTAAATTGTCTTTGGTTAAGGTTACCCCGTTGTATAAATACCCATGAACACTTTAATCTTCAGAGTGAGTTTCAATTTCCAGATATAACCATTAGTTGGCAGAACCCTATCATTAACCAAAGCTAGATACATTGAAGGAACACTGAATAACACATTATGTTTTTTCCTATGTATTTCATGAATGATTTCATGAAGAATGAACACACCTTCCATAATATACCTTCCAGGCAAGAGCGCTGTTTGAGTTGGTCTAATGATTTTTTGAGCAATTCCGTCGTCGGCCGCCATTCGTCACCGGCGTCCAATCGTCAATCTCAGACTTCTGCCGATTTTGGGTCTTGTTCTCTGACGCAATCGCAACCACCATCCTCCTCGTGTCCTCCCTGGCCAGACGGATCTATCGCTCCGACTCATCCTGCTCCTCACCAGCGACAGCAGATCTCGCACCGGCGACTCGCCGGCGGATCTCGTCGGCTGGCGCAACAATGAGTCCGCGACCTTTCATCGCCTCCTTTCACCTCCGTCGCTCATGGCCATTCGAGTTTATTCGCTGGAGGAACGTGTGTGCATCCCAACCTATCAGAAAATGAATACTACAGGCCTTTTGTGACCTGCATTTTTTCCACATCTGTTACAGAATACAGGGTAACTAAGGTGAGCATGTCGTTTTTTTCTGTGGAGAGTGGTAGACTTTAGCTTGAGAAAAGAGATGGGCAAACTTTAAATGGCAAAGATGATCCATTTCTTCAGTCGTTTGATATAAAATCGCAACGCTAGCTTCTGGATTGGCCGTATACAGGTTCGCGTAGCGCCTGGAAGAGTGGAAATTGCTAGGTAGAGAGCACTAGAGCTACTTGTGCTTATAGATATGCACAAAGTTGCACACTCGAACCTCGTCTAGTCTGATCGCTGAAGTCACGTACATTGGCACAATTTATCAGAAGCTCAGGATTGGGCGTCGCGGCGTCCTGACGCTCTGCGTGCGTTGCATGTGGTGCCTCTTGCAGTCCCACAGTAACACTACGGATGTGAGCGACTTGATGACGTAGGCTGTGTACGTATTTTAGCATACTAAAGAACATGGATTAGAAATCTGCCTTTTGCATCTTCTAGATCTTATCATGAGCTCTGCTGCCTCGTCCACTTAGGTCTAACTAAAAATACAGGATATGATGGCGGAGCCCACTGCTGCTCTCTCGCAAAGGTGCAGCAGAGAGGCCTGGTTACTGTCTACGGCGCAGAAGAGACCGTCAAAAGGCACCCCTGTTGATGATCTTGTGGAGACAGCACTTGGATCTGCAAAAAGGGCCACTTTGAGAGTAAAGAACATGGATATACCAATACAGCATCACACCTGCATCAGCGTGATTCATATACCGGTAGATCAAGCAGGGCTTGTTCGGTTATAATCTTATAGTGACCATTTGAAGTATCAGGTTTGCGTGCTAAATCAAATATATCCATTGTTGGTTCACGGTTGAAGATAAAAATGTGCCTGTAGCTCCAGAATTGTGGCAATCAAGGCCTTGTTTGAGGTGATCGATCGACCTGTTGGATTGCTCGGTTCGTCGATGTGCTCAGAACTGGGCCAACCCGCTGGCTAGCTGCCAGGCGAGTCAGGATCGAAGTGACCGAAACGCGCACACGTGAACGCACCCGGCGCTGTGCTGGTGCCCTTGTTTCTCTTGTGAtcgcttgcttgcttgctgaGTGCACTTCATCCTCTGATTTGTCAACTCCCTTTTGTTTTCTTGGCCCTACATGCATGGTGGCCTCTGACGCGGCCATGGCGTCACGGTGACGTTACCGGCCGCGGCGCGCCCCCACGACCGCTGTCGGGGCACGTCGGTATCGGCTTGTTCGAATTCATTGTTTCGCCTAAATGCTTGACCCGGCGCCAGCAGGAGAGAGTACCAGCGTATCATTTGCATGCGCTGGGGATGGATGGGCTGGATTGGCTGTCGCCATCACGTCCCGGACCCGACGCCTCTGCGAACTGAATGACCCACGGTCTCCATGCTTTTGCTGTTCATAGAGAGCCCGCGACTGATTTCGATCGAGTAGAAAAGAGTCAGACTTTCTCTCATGTCTTTCGCAGCAGAGCAACGTAACCACCGTTCGGTCTCCCAAACAAACTGCACCAACCCCACTGCGACCGCCGTGACTGCCGCGCCGTCCCATTCCAAAACGACGTCGCGGTTCACGTTTTCTTCCCGCAAAGCCGTACCCGGCGCACGCTCGACTCCCAGACGATTCTCGTGGTGCGCCGTGACCCGCCAATCCACCACCCTTTGTGCCGCTAGCGCTTGGCCATGGACGGCTCGGTCCACTGGGTTCAAGACCCACCGCCCGGCCGCCCGAAGAGCCGTGCCCTCTCGGGCGAGCAACGACGCTGCCCGTGC
This region includes:
- the LOC133909038 gene encoding LOB domain-containing protein 15-like isoform X2 codes for the protein MSTERERLDEIGKKIKREPGTAVIAAAASASTAPADNRVPRRLGLGEALNTVTPCAACKLLRRRCAQECPFAPYFSPHEPHKFAAVHKVFGASNVSKMLLEVAEAERADAASSLVYEANLRLRDPVYGCMGAISLLQQQVNALEAELEAVRAEIFKHRYRQACAGAGAGLMDNAAQTAAGFVASAPPVHAGDVVSVVEGGQEVAAAVGAPGMSASSAVYVAEAEQPSSTTDHYGSLNTSEHAAYFG
- the LOC133909038 gene encoding LOB domain-containing protein 15-like isoform X1 — translated: MQQTLSGNSACWTSTRERLDEIGKKIKREPGTAVIAAAASASTAPADNRVPRRLGLGEALNTVTPCAACKLLRRRCAQECPFAPYFSPHEPHKFAAVHKVFGASNVSKMLLEVAEAERADAASSLVYEANLRLRDPVYGCMGAISLLQQQVNALEAELEAVRAEIFKHRYRQACAGAGAGLMDNAAQTAAGFVASAPPVHAGDVVSVVEGGQEVAAAVGAPGMSASSAVYVAEAEQPSSTTDHYGSLNTSEHAAYFG